tgctagtctttttttttttttttttgtcttccccATTTGCAGGTCAGCTCCATAAGTAGAGACCATGTCTTTTTGTCCACTGCTGTATCCCCAAGGCCTGCATGAAAACCAGTAACAGGCACAGAGCAGGTACTTGAGAAACGTAACGTGTATGTCCTGTGATCTGCCTTTCACTTCAGTTGTATCCAATCTTTTAACCCTGTTCATTGTGCTCTTCTCTTCTCACCCTGTATTTCTCAGCTCTGATTTCAGCTATCTTGTCTTATAtgtctttgaatatttatttcagCTATCTTGTCTTATATGTCTTTGAATATTCCAGGtgcagttgaaaaaaaaatcgCGATAATTCTATTATGTAGACCCTTCCATGAAACTCTCACCTTTGTTGCTTCTGTCATTTTGTGTTTGATTATTGTCATACTGTCCTCAGTCCCTAGGAAGGCTGGTCTATTGTTCCCTGTTTCACTATTGTGCTGGCTAATCaatcttatgtcaacttgacacaagctagagtcacctgcaaggagggaacctcaattaagaaaatatcctcaTACTGAGTCCTCACACTAATTAGGAGAATGCCTTACAGTcggatctttttgtttgtttgttttcctgaaacagggtttctctctgtagccttggctgtcctggaactagctcttgtagaccaggctggtctcaaactcacagagatccgcctgcctctgcctcccgagtgctgggactaaaggcgtgcgccaccactgcctggcttccatggctaactagtggctcagctctgcactctgattttcagcatttacccctatatctgactcacTTCAGTTGTATCCAATCTTTTAACCCTGTTCATTGTGCTCTTCTCTTCTCACCCTGTATTTCTCAGCTCTGATTTCAGCTATCTTGTCTTATATGTCTTTGATATTTATTTCAGCTATCTTGTCTTATATATCTTTGAATATTCCAggtgcagttaaaaaaaaaaaaaaaacaatcgcGATAATTCTATTATGTAGACCCTTCCATGAAACTCTCACCTTTGTGAGAGGggtttattattaagaccaatcaGAATTTTGTTCTACAAAGTGGTGTGCACAGGGTAGTGGAGGACGTTACTAAATGAAGtctgaggctgaggaagaaggctGGGATGGGAGGCTTGGTTATTATACTGAGGAATTTGGTTTCCAGCTCTGAGGAGAGGTGTGGGCATGTGGACAACTCTCCTGCTTTGTCACGGCTCAGAGTCCACCTAGAGAAGGAACACAGCCATCGAGAGGTCAAGCCTGTAGTTCTAGCCTACCTTTGCCTTACCTTAGTTTTCCTATCTGTCAAATGGGGCTTTCTGGGAGCCTTCTCAGCTTGCCAACTAGGCTTCTGTCTATTCAAATACTGTCAAAACAGAATATAGCTGCTCAGAGGCCAAGAGAGGCAAATGTTTGAAACCCTACTTCTTTTCTTGGGTGTGGAGAGACAGCAAACATCTCTCCATGTCCAAGTCCTTATGACCCTTAAAGATGTTCCTAGAAGCCTCGCGTCCCatcccacaccacaccacacctgcacccactgtcCTGTCATACCTCATGTCTCAGAATCTGAAAAGGAAACTTTGGAGCTTTGAAAGATATTTCTTggaaccgggcgttggtggcgcacacctttaatcccagcactcgggaggcagaggcaggcggatgtctgtgagttcgaggccagcctggtctccagagcaagtgccaggataggctccaaagctacacagagaaaccctgtctcaaaaaaccaaaaaaaaaaaaaaaaaaaaaaaagatatttcttggagtgtaggtcagtggtagagcacatgctTAGTGAGAACACATGCCTAGTGTGAAGTcatgggttcaatacccagcactggatggaaaaacaactaaataaaccagtcggtggtggctcacacctttagtcccagcacttaggaggcagagacaggtggatctctgtgggttcaaggccagcctggtctacagagcgagttcaaagacagcctccaaagctatacagagaaaccttgtctcaaaaaaaacaaaaaaaaaaatttaataagttTAACGGGTTAGTGAGATGGCAgaatgggtaaaggtgcctgccaccaaggttgacaacctgagttcaatcctcaggactcaCATTGTAGAATGAACAAACCAACTCCTGCATGCTGTCcactgacctacacacacacacacacacacacacacacacacacacacacacacagctgcagcAGCATGTTGAGCCCCATACTGACACTTTTAAAAAAGGTTACATCcagctggagggatggttcagcagttaagagtgcttgctaggACCGGAGTTCAGTCGCCAGCACCTATTTCTGGTGGCtcataacttttttgtttgtttgtttggttggtttttcgagacagggtttctctgtgtagctttggagcctctcctggcactcactctggagaccaggctggcctcgagctcaaaGAGatcatctgcctacctctgcctcccccagtgttgggattaaaggcctgtgccaccaacgcccagctccacacacacatttttaagtgACAAAAGAAGTTTAAGCCATCCCATGCATTCCCAGCAGGAAGTAACTACCATGTGGCCAGCTCTAGGGCTCAGCCCTGCTAGCATCTTCTCAAAATTGGGAAGaaaatgatgggggaggtccttctgtggatatgtttctcttattggttgatgaataaaacactgtttggcctaaatagccaggcaggaaggataagtggggctaccagactagaaggcTGGAGGAGGGTTTCAGAGaggctggtgtcctcttctggccttcccagGCACCAGGTAtgtatatggtacacatacatacatgcaggtgaaacacttgcacaggcatgtacacacacacacacacacacacacactctctctctctctctctctctctctctctcacacacacacacaccacacacactctctctctctctctctctctctctctctctctctctctctctcacacacacacacacacacacacacacacacacacttttttgttttgttttgttttacaagacagggtttctctgtgtagtcctggctgtcctggaactcactctgtagaccaggctggcctcaaactcaacagagatctgcctgcctctgccttctgagtgttgggaataaaggcatgtgccagcacacattttttaagtcatttttcaaatatttattcaaaaataatccacttgaggggctggagagatgtctcagcggttaagagcactggctgctctttcagagatcctgagttcaattcccagcaatcacatcttggctcacaaccatctatagtgagatctgatgccctcttctggagtgcaggcaaACATACAgatagaatactgtatacataataaataaaaaaaatccacttgAAATGAAGAACCCGAAGCCCAGAGGGAATAAGGCCTGACTCAAAACTAATCCAACCTTGAATCTAAGTGGTCCTGACCTTTCACAAAAGTGATGGTGGCATCCACTCTACTGTAGATGgagttttctgtcccacctggttccaCCACCCTtcagtaccaaataaacacacagaggcttctattaatggcttctattaattataaactgtttggctggtggcttaggcttcttattagctaggtctctcttaattattaatacataactattctgttttgtttattggtttttgttttccaagacagggtttctctatggctttggaggctgtcctggaacaagctcttgtagaccacctgcctctgcctcccgagtgctgggactaaaggcatgtgccaccaccaccacccgacctaacctgtgtatttctacatggccttatcttactggagaatgtctggtATCCTATCTTCCCAGCAGCTACACGGCATCTGCCTGGTGgctcctgtgtcctctccccagaattgtcctcctcatctggtagccctgcctatactttctccTGGCTACTAAGCCAaccagtgttttactcatcaaccaataagaggaatatatattcatagcatacaggacatcccccatcgaTCCACTCTCTTGTCTCGTCTTGTCGTGTCTGATCTTTTATATGTCcgaagtagcccaggctggcctcaaagccgCTGTGTATCTGTCTTTAGTTACCCTTGATCCCTccccctgcttctaccttctgagttCTGGTATTACAGGAATCCAACCTCCAAACACTTCCACCATTTATATAACAGATGCGCGTGTTGGGTATTACTAATATAcaggagatttttgttgttgatttgatACTGGatctatgtagttcaggctgccttggaactcaccatgtagaccaggctatggtcaaactcagagatccacctgcctctgccttgtgctgggattaagggtatgttACACTGGCTAGTGTTCTTTAAAATAGTGATGGCataggcctttgatcccagcactcaggcagcagaggtAAGCTTGTTGTCCCTTTTTCCCCccctattttatgtgcatgtatgtctgtgtgagggtgtcaggtcctctagaactggagttacagacagttgtaaactgctatttgggtgctgggaattgaacactgttcctctggaagagcagccagagttcttaactgctgagccatttctccagtcctttgttgacttctttaaaaataagttattagcAAGCAGGGatgcaggcctgtaattccagtgctcaggaggccgAGATGGGAAGATCCTGAATTTAAACCCAGCCAGAGTGATacagaccatgtctcagaaatataaataaaaataaggattaTTTCCCGGGTGGTAGTGGTccatacccttaatcccagaactcagaaggcagaagcaggccatctctgtgaatttgaggtcagcttggtctacagagctagttccaggccagtcagggctacacaaaacctgtcttaaaagaaagaaagaaagaagaaagaagcaatAGCACTGCATTTGATTCTCCAGCAGCAATTTATTGTTGTTCTTAAAGACTCAGAGATTCAGCCTCAGGCCTGAGGTCCTAATGGTGAAATGATGAAAGCAAACTTCCCTCCCAGGACACATGGTTCTGAGCCTAGATAGGTCCACCCTACAGTTGCCCCCCAGGATACATGGCTCCGAGCCTAGGTAGGTTCACCCTACAATTGCCCCCCAGGACACATGGCTCCGAGCCTAGGTAGGTTCACCCTACAGTTGCCCTCTagctcccctcatcccctgcgtGGTTTTGAGAACTCAGAATTCATTTGCCAGGTCTTGGAACCTTGAGGCTAGTTTCATCCACCCCCAGGTTTGAAAGAAGCTAGCTCCCTTCCCCGCCCCCAggccctccttctcccctcccctccccactccctatctcctctgcctccaagttcaaAAGCAGCCGAGCTCAAAAAGGCCTGCAGCTAGCCCAGAGCTCACTTCTCACAGCTGCTACCAGAGCCCGGAAAGGTCCAGGATgaacagcttcctcctcctcgtGACCATCAGTCTCCTGGTTGCAGTTCAGGTAAGGACAGTTCTTAGTCCCTGCTTCCATCACCAGCCTTCCCCTGATGAACTGGGTTGGGGTCAGGGAGGGAATGTAAGTTTCTGGGACAGCCAGACTTTGACTACAGTGACAGAGGTAGATGGTCACCAACAGGAAACCTGGGATACAGAAGGGCCTGTATGCCTGGGTTCCCACTGCTCTTAGCGGCCATCAGACTGCCCTGAGGGAATCCCATGGTCCCAAATGGGGAAACCTCATAGGGAGTCAGATACATGGAGGCAATCAAAGGGTTTTGTGCAATTCTGGATCATGAAGCCTGGAGAGAAAGCTCTGTGGAGGAGAGCTGCAGAAACAGTCCTTTTGGTAGGGGTGAGCAGATGTCTAACGGACTGCCATAGGTGGCAGGGGTTCCCTGCACCTGCTATAGAGAAGCCTGAGTGTGTGGGAATCCCAATCACTCTCTAAACCAACTGCCCCTCTAGGAGGCAGTCTTTGTGGCACCCATGTGCCCACAGGGACCTGATTAATACAGGAATGGAGCCATCAAGTTTTTGATCAAGAACATCTCGTTCAAGTATCAAGGGCAATTTGACTGCCACAAAAACTAGCTCGATTCCCATCAAAAGCAGCTTCAGTTACCACTCGATCAAGCATCAAGGACAACTTGTCACATCTGGCCATTTCCACCCCACACTCTGCCAGGGACCTTTTCATTCAGCCCTGTCTAATGTCATCctcccagccatgatggactcttcctGATAAGAGGAAAAATTCCCAACTGGAGTACCACAAACCCAAAAGTACTCCCACGTTTCTGGGAGGGGAGCCCTTTCCTCAGGTTCAGAAGGTCGAGGATGGGCTTCTGCTAACCTCTGTGCTAGAAGACCTGGTGGCCTGAAAAGTGACAGGAAATTTCTGTAGGGTGGAaacatgacagagagagagatagcttTATCACAGCCTGTGATGAGGCAAGAAGCCAAACATTCCAACAGGGCCTATGGCAGAAGCTTTATGAAGGCCTAGAGTGGGGGAAAGGCATGAAGGGGAATGAGTTCTTAACATGAGGTTCAAATCCTGAGCACTGCAATTCTCTTGCAGATACAAACAGGAGTCTTGGGAGACAATGGTACCAAGGCGAGCCCCACTACTGCTAGTGGTTCCCGCACCACCCTCGTCACCACCAAAAAAACCCCTGGGAAACCCCCAAAGAGTGGGGCCTCATCACTCGTCGATGTGGGTGCCTgcagtttcttctttttcaccAATACCTTAATGAGCCTCTTCTACCTTGGCTGAGGTGATGATGCTACTTCTACAGCCCTATGCTCCTCAAACAACTGCCACCATCAGTAGCAAGACACCCCAGCCCAGTCCTTGGAAATGGTTGACACCAGAGATCCCAGGAAGTTAAAATTGACAGCCAGTGGCCAAAATGGGGAGGTGCTTGCTGATGGAAGGGGGTACCCAGCTGGGGCTCAATAAAGTTATACTTATGCTTAGATGGGACCCCACATGTGGTCACTGGTCATTACTGATCCCAGGAGTCATGCGTGCATAGCATTAGGAGCTGTCTGTGACCATGTGCAGGGGAGGTGGCATCAAGGCACTTCCCCCAGGTTCCCTACCTTAGAGTCTTCTTGCAGAGACAAGGACAGGAAACTGTCACCCTCATTGCCACCATTAGTTGTATTTGCTTCACTTGTGCCCAAGTATTTGGGAGTGATGAACCCAGTTCTTACCCCCCCAATCCAACACCTCTCAGGCTCTCGACACCTCAGGTTCAGGCAGTCTCCCACTCTACGACTTAGGTGTCTTCATAATGACAGATGTGGGGAAATCACAGACAGTTtggctctgtctctctcaaaACTCTCAGCTGGAGTACTGCAGACCCAGAAGCACCCCCTATCTGTAAGGGTTCACCAAAGGGCATCTCATGAGTCACCTGCCTACATATCTTCTATCACGAGGCTACAGGACAAGGAGGCAAGTGGTACTACCCACACCCACAGccagggaaggcaggaaggacaAACAGCTCCTCTAACCACTCTCCCCTCCACAGCTTGGGCTGGTGTTTGGAGCTgcaaagtgagaaaaaaaaaaaagcccagactGGTCCCCAAGAgcccctgcctctgtgtcttccCAGGAATCTGTGCCAGCAGAGGACTGGAAAGCAAAAAAAGCTCTAGGTCTCTGATAGCCTGACCTGTCACCTAGCTAGGGTCCCAGCCCCTTCTGGCTTTTTGGACTAAGGCCAAACCTTCAGGCTTTGAGACTAGAgttagaagaagcag
This DNA window, taken from Cricetulus griseus strain 17A/GY chromosome 2, alternate assembly CriGri-PICRH-1.0, whole genome shotgun sequence, encodes the following:
- the LOC118238160 gene encoding CAMPATH-1 antigen-like, encoding MNSFLLLVTISLLVAVQIQTGVLGDNGTKASPTTASGSRTTLVTTKKTPGKPPKSGASSLVDVGACSFFFFTNTLMSLFYLG